The following is a genomic window from Flavobacteriales bacterium.
AGCGCGTTGACCACGCGGGACTGGATGATACCACGCGGCCGGCAGCCCTTGATCCGGCCGGCAGCCTGCACCCCATCACCCTGGTGCGCCGGCGCATTGTGGACATCTTCGCCCGCATCGGCTTCACCGTAAGCGAAGGCCCTGAGGTGGAGGATGACCACCACAACTTTGGTGCGCTCAACTTTCCGCCCGAGCACCCTGCGCGCGATATGCAGGACACTTTTTTCGTGGCTCCCGGGACGGGCGCCCCGGCAGCTGCAGCGGACGCCCTGGCCCTGCGCACCCACACCAGCAGCGTGCAGGTGCGGGTGATGGAAGGTCAGCGGCCGCCCATCCGCACGGTGAGCCCCGGGCGCGTGTACCGCAACGAGGCCATCAGCGCGCGGGCCCACTGCATGTTCCACCAGGTGGAGGGTCTCTACGTGGACAAGGGTGTGAGCTTCGCCGAGCTGAAGGGCACCCTGGACCATTTCGCCAAGGCCATGTTCGGGCCCGAGGTGGTCATCCGCATGCGGCCGAGCTACTTCCCCTTCACCGAGCCCAGCGCCGAGGTGGACATGAGCTGCACCATCTGCGCCGGCGCGGGTTGCACGGTGTGCAAGCACAGCGGATGGGTGGAGATCATGGGCTGCGGCATGGTGGACCCCGCCGTGCTGAGCAATTGCGGGATCGATCCGCTCGTCTACAGCGGCTTCGCCTTCGGCATGGGCGTGGAGCGCATCGCCCAGTTGCGCTACCGGGTGCCCGATCTGCGCCTCTACTGGGAGAACGACGTCCGCTTCCTGGAGCAGTTCAGCGCGGAGGCTTTCCGCGGCTAGCGCGTCCCGCATGCAGGCGTCCTCCGCATCCAACGCCGCTCCAACGCACGCCACGGATGTCTTGATCGTGGGCGGCGGCCCCGGCGGATGCACGGCGGCGCTGCAACTGGCGCG
Proteins encoded in this region:
- the pheS gene encoding phenylalanine--tRNA ligase subunit alpha; its protein translation is MSIQERILALEAEVKAAAAESTEAVERFRVAFLGRNGAVTALFDDFKQLAAEEKKALGQRLNQLKQAAQARLDELKLAVDQQRVDHAGLDDTTRPAALDPAGSLHPITLVRRRIVDIFARIGFTVSEGPEVEDDHHNFGALNFPPEHPARDMQDTFFVAPGTGAPAAAADALALRTHTSSVQVRVMEGQRPPIRTVSPGRVYRNEAISARAHCMFHQVEGLYVDKGVSFAELKGTLDHFAKAMFGPEVVIRMRPSYFPFTEPSAEVDMSCTICAGAGCTVCKHSGWVEIMGCGMVDPAVLSNCGIDPLVYSGFAFGMGVERIAQLRYRVPDLRLYWENDVRFLEQFSAEAFRG